The Microterricola viridarii nucleotide sequence AGAGGAGCGACGTCTCCCGCGAAAGGCAAACAATGAGCGACCCGAACGATCTTCCGCACGACTTCGACGAGCCGGTTGCGGAGCCCGAGTCGGAGTCGAGCGAGGCGCCCGCGGCAGAGGCCGCCGTCGCCGCCTCGCGCCAGCGCATGAGCGCCGACCAGAACATCCGCCTGATGATCGTCGTGATCGTCGGGGTCGTCGCGCTGTTCTTCGCGTTCAGCCTGCTCGCGCTGTTCAGCCCGACGAGCGCCACCGTCGCCGCCCTGGCCGTGATCGCCACACCGATCGCCTCGATCGTGGCCGCGTACTACGGAATCACGTTGAGCATCCAGCAGGTGCGTGCGGCCCAGGCCGAGCGCGCGCTCGCGCTGGACCGCCTCGCCGCCGCCGAGCAGTCCGCCCGGGAGTCCGACGTCTGGGCCGCCCAGCTCGAGTCGGCGCTGCGCGTCGCCAAGGTCAAGCTCGACGCCGCCCGGGTGCCGAGCACCGATGTGGACCGCGCCGCCGGGGTCGACGCCGACTTCTTCTAACGGGCGACGCCCGCCGAGACTGCCGGCATCCGCGCGCACCCGCAGCTCGCGGCCCGCGAAGTGTCTCGCGGCCCGCGGTATGTCGGGGGCCGCGAGACGCAACGGGGGCCGCGACGGGCCGGACGGCGCGGCGACCCGTCAGCCGGCGCGGGCAGGGCGGGGCGCCGGCTGCTCCCGCATCGCGCGGCGCACCCGGGCGAGGGCACGGTCGCGGGGGAGGTGGCGCAGCCGCCGCGGCATCCGCCGGTAGGCGACCCGCACGAACGCGAGCGTGCGGTCGAAGCGGGCCTGCTCCCTGGCGCCCCACGGCAGCTCGTGCAGCTCGCGCACGCTGGCCGGCAGCAGGCCGATGCTGAGCAGCCGGATCAGCGGCATCGCCCCGCGCAGCGGCACGGGCAGCGTGCGGGGGTTGAGCAGCGAGGCGACCACCGCGGCGCTCTCCGGCGTCGCCTGCAACCCGGCGAGCGCCTCGTCCCAGTAGCGCTCGAACTCCGCGCGGTCGGCCGGCCAGTGCTCGACGGGCATCTGCAGCCGCGCCCCGAGGGCGGCGTAGTCGCGGTACACGGCCTCGGCCGATTCGGCGTCGAGCCGACCGAGCAACCGGTCTTGCACCTGCATGGCCGCGTAGTACAGGGTCGCGGCGACCCAGAGCTGCAGCTGCGGGTCGAAGGCGTTGTAGCCGGGCGTCGAGGTGCGATCGCGCACCGGCGCGTGCGCGCGGTTGACGCCGCGCACCACGAAGGCGACCATCTGCTCGTCGCCGAAGGCCACGGTGTACACGTAGTCCAGGGTGCCGAACAGCCGGTCCAGCGGGCGCCCCGTGAAGTCGCTGTGCCGGGCAACGCCGCGCCCGACGGCCGGGTGCGCGAGCTGCAACAGGATGGCGGCGCCGCCGCCGGCCAGCAGTGCCGCCTCGCCCGCGACATCGGCGAGGCGCAGCGGGTGGGGCGCATTCGAGGTGCGGGGTGGGCCGGCGGGATTCGTCACATCCAGCACGCTACCCCGTCCGGCTGAACGCCCAGCGGGCTCGGTTACACTCGCTCCAATGGCCAGAGCACCCCGGAACCGTGTCGCGCTCGCGACCCTCATGATCATCCCGCTGCTGCTCGGCGGCACCGCCTGTGCCGGCCTCGAGGTCGGCGGCGCCCAGCCGGCGCAGACGCCCGCCAGCACCCCGCCGCCGGCGGCCCCGCCCACCACCCGGCCCGATGCCGCGGAGCTCGCCCTCTCCGCGATGTCGCTCGAGCAGAAGGTCTCCTC carries:
- a CDS encoding oxygenase MpaB family protein, whose product is MTNPAGPPRTSNAPHPLRLADVAGEAALLAGGGAAILLQLAHPAVGRGVARHSDFTGRPLDRLFGTLDYVYTVAFGDEQMVAFVVRGVNRAHAPVRDRTSTPGYNAFDPQLQLWVAATLYYAAMQVQDRLLGRLDAESAEAVYRDYAALGARLQMPVEHWPADRAEFERYWDEALAGLQATPESAAVVASLLNPRTLPVPLRGAMPLIRLLSIGLLPASVRELHELPWGAREQARFDRTLAFVRVAYRRMPRRLRHLPRDRALARVRRAMREQPAPRPARAG